One region of Armigeres subalbatus isolate Guangzhou_Male chromosome 3, GZ_Asu_2, whole genome shotgun sequence genomic DNA includes:
- the LOC134228153 gene encoding uncharacterized protein LOC134228153, with the protein MISSRAFLLGRMLQRAASSPVTRAAIRNQFVRHGHDVSYRMNGPKPELLARVGAQAAGGLMWWWILWHLFHEYEHITGEFDYPDPSSWTNAELGIPSDDE; encoded by the exons ATGATTTCCTCCCGTGCTTTCCTCCTGGGGCGAATGCTACAGCGAGCGGCCAGTTCCCCGGTCACTAGAGCAGCCATTCGTAACCAGTTTGTTCGCCACGGCCATGA CGTGTCGTACCGTATGAACGGACCTAAGCCAGAGTTGCTGGCCCGTGTCGGTGCTCAAGCTGCCGGAGGCCTGATGTGGTGGTGGATCCTCTGGCATCTATTCCACGAATACGAGCACATTACG GGAGAGTTCGACTATCCTGATCCTTCTTCGTGGACCAATGCCGAGCTGGGCATTCCTTCAGATGATGAATAA